The proteins below are encoded in one region of Campylobacter rectus:
- the pepE gene encoding dipeptidase PepE, whose protein sequence is MKQALLLSSSSYKDTGYLRHCKNWVYEFLKECGVWDEQVLFIPYAGVRRTNDGYEQKVIDCLEYKNIASIHKFSDPKRAVAEAKAVCIGGGNTFALLYYLYKFDLVEAIKQRVEAGVPYFGWSAGANVAGSTMMTTNDMPIIMPKSFDALNIFPHQINPHFISGKIAGHNGESREERLEEFLIVNQKSLIYALPEGTALRIKGENATVMGMENSPVLKMAYQKETELIKVGESFKF, encoded by the coding sequence ATGAAACAAGCCTTGCTTTTAAGCAGCTCAAGCTACAAGGATACCGGCTATCTTAGGCATTGTAAAAACTGGGTGTACGAGTTTTTAAAAGAGTGCGGAGTTTGGGACGAGCAGGTACTTTTTATCCCATACGCCGGAGTTCGCCGCACGAACGACGGGTACGAGCAAAAGGTCATCGACTGTCTAGAATACAAAAATATCGCATCCATCCATAAATTTAGCGATCCAAAGCGCGCAGTAGCCGAGGCTAAAGCCGTCTGCATCGGCGGCGGAAACACCTTTGCGCTGCTTTACTATCTTTATAAATTTGATTTAGTTGAAGCGATTAAGCAAAGAGTGGAGGCGGGTGTGCCGTATTTTGGTTGGAGCGCGGGCGCAAATGTTGCCGGAAGCACGATGATGACGACAAACGATATGCCTATCATCATGCCAAAAAGCTTTGACGCGTTAAATATCTTCCCGCATCAGATAAATCCGCATTTTATCAGCGGCAAGATCGCCGGACACAACGGCGAAAGCAGGGAGGAGAGGCTGGAGGAGTTTTTGATAGTAAATCAAAAAAGCCTGATCTACGCGCTGCCTGAAGGTACGGCTCTAAGGATAAAGGGCGAAAATGCAACCGTGATGGGTATGGAAAACAGCCCCGTCTTAAAAATGGCGTATCAAAAAGAAACCGAGCTTATCAAGGTCGGCGAGAGCTTTAAGTTTTAA
- the dcuC gene encoding C4-dicarboxylate transporter DcuC gives MATAKLICAVIGLIAVVFLLVKKGETKTVLIGVGLVLCVICLNPLGALESFTKSMTSAGLIKAICASMGFAYVMKVTKCDQHLVLLLTKPMKNIGFFLIPATFVLTYFINIAIPSAAGCSAAVGATMIPLLMASGIRPAMAGAAVFAGTFGGVLSPGSAHNIFVTDMVKKSNEAFTVQDVIGVQFPNAVAAGIIVLIVLSIIAIIFKDYQKGQDFSIKSSNSAGEATQIKVNLLFAIAPLIPLVILVIGGTGLNKISWLAWTKMGVAEAMILGAIIAVFITWTSPEKITKEFFNGMGSAYAEVMGIIIAAGVFVAGLKACGAIDAVTEWLKHSQEFVRYGGTFVPYVMGTVTGSGDAATMAFNQAITVHASELGFEQSKLGMAAAISGALGRSSSPIAGAAIVCAGLAMVSPVEIAKRTAPAMAIAVCVIAFFML, from the coding sequence ATGGCTACTGCTAAGCTAATCTGTGCGGTCATAGGCTTGATCGCCGTCGTGTTTTTATTGGTCAAAAAGGGGGAGACCAAAACCGTTCTCATCGGCGTGGGGCTCGTGCTGTGCGTCATCTGCCTAAACCCGCTCGGAGCGCTTGAGAGCTTTACGAAGTCGATGACCTCGGCCGGCCTTATCAAGGCTATTTGCGCCAGCATGGGTTTTGCCTACGTTATGAAGGTGACTAAGTGCGACCAGCACCTGGTTTTGTTGCTCACAAAACCGATGAAAAATATCGGATTTTTCCTTATTCCCGCTACATTCGTGCTTACTTATTTTATCAACATCGCGATACCGTCGGCCGCGGGCTGCTCGGCTGCGGTCGGGGCTACGATGATACCGCTTTTGATGGCTTCGGGCATCCGTCCTGCTATGGCGGGAGCGGCGGTGTTTGCGGGTACGTTTGGCGGGGTGCTTAGCCCCGGCTCCGCGCATAATATCTTCGTGACCGATATGGTCAAAAAGAGCAACGAAGCCTTCACCGTCCAAGACGTCATCGGCGTGCAGTTTCCAAATGCCGTCGCCGCAGGTATCATCGTTTTGATCGTGCTTAGCATTATAGCGATCATCTTTAAAGATTATCAAAAAGGGCAGGATTTCTCTATAAAATCAAGTAACAGCGCAGGTGAAGCAACGCAGATAAAGGTAAATTTACTTTTCGCTATCGCTCCGCTCATCCCGCTGGTTATCCTCGTTATCGGCGGCACCGGGCTAAATAAAATCTCCTGGCTGGCCTGGACGAAAATGGGCGTTGCCGAGGCTATGATCCTTGGCGCTATCATCGCCGTTTTTATCACTTGGACGAGCCCGGAAAAGATCACTAAAGAGTTTTTTAACGGTATGGGCAGCGCCTACGCCGAGGTTATGGGTATCATCATCGCGGCGGGCGTTTTCGTCGCGGGTCTAAAAGCGTGCGGAGCGATCGACGCGGTCACCGAGTGGTTAAAACACTCTCAAGAGTTCGTGCGCTACGGCGGTACTTTCGTGCCGTACGTTATGGGCACCGTCACCGGCTCGGGCGACGCGGCTACGATGGCGTTTAACCAGGCCATTACCGTTCATGCGTCCGAACTTGGTTTCGAGCAAAGCAAGCTAGGTATGGCGGCTGCGATTTCAGGCGCGCTAGGACGCTCATCATCTCCTATCGCGGGCGCTGCGATCGTGTGCGCGGGTTTAGCGATGGTTAGTCCGGTCGAGATAGCTAAGCGAACGGCTCCGGCGATGGCAATAGCCGTGTGCGTGATAGCGTTTTTTATGCTCTAA
- a CDS encoding SEL1-like repeat protein — protein MKTIFTLIAAEVLLADADINAPQMECDKGGGASCYELGVLYDSTREGAARDYQKAAELYSKACKSVAAGCSNLGFYTTPKTA, from the coding sequence ATGAAAACGATATTTACGCTAATCGCGGCTGAGGTTTTACTAGCCGACGCCGATATAAACGCGCCGCAAATGGAATGCGACAAAGGCGGAGGCGCAAGCTGCTACGAGCTTGGCGTCTTGTACGATAGCACCAGGGAAGGAGCCGCGCGGGACTATCAAAAGGCGGCCGAGCTCTACTCAAAGGCTTGCAAATCGGTAGCTGCGGGCTGCTCAAATTTGGGCTTTTATACGACACCGAAAACGGCGTAG